The following proteins are encoded in a genomic region of Elusimicrobiota bacterium:
- the recN gene encoding DNA repair protein RecN, translating into MLRKLKVFNFAVAEKVELELGAGFTALTGETGAGKSILLEALGFLLGSRGSSSWLRAGAERLEVEGLVDLADVPADLRRELGLTGKTVELRRELDATGRTRAMIAGRPAPVAALGRVGDHFADFHGQHESRTLLQASSQLELLDRFGGLDAEREALAGAYAAWTALKARLEASSLSEAERERRADLLRFQLEEIDEANIRNGEDEELEERLPRLKNAERLRGLADAAYGLLYAEENAAVARLLKASRAVSELAKLDAAAGSLHTELESAHVTAGSVARELSAYRDSVSADPAALDALLSRQDALARLKRKHGVTLAEVLAARERLAAELDGLENADAHLEKTRKELAKAEGELMRLSDQAHDKRVKAAKKLDAAALKELKVLGLPHARFSCAVEMEEGSWGKTGADAVEFLLAPNPGEPPRPVKSAASGGELSRVMLALKTVFAKADRTALLVFDEVDAGIGGEVAHAVGERLSALAKGRQVLCITHLPQVACFAQNHFHAAKDVAAGRTRLRVDRLDGAGRLEAVATMLGGKPTGASRKHAQELLESSIS; encoded by the coding sequence GTGCTGAGGAAGCTGAAGGTCTTCAACTTCGCGGTGGCCGAGAAGGTCGAGCTCGAGCTCGGCGCCGGCTTCACCGCGCTCACCGGCGAGACCGGCGCGGGCAAGTCCATCCTCCTCGAGGCCCTGGGTTTCCTCCTCGGCTCGCGCGGCTCCTCGTCCTGGCTGCGCGCGGGCGCCGAGCGCCTGGAGGTCGAGGGCCTGGTCGATCTCGCCGACGTCCCGGCCGACCTGCGCCGCGAGCTCGGTTTGACGGGCAAGACCGTCGAGCTGCGCCGCGAGCTCGACGCCACCGGCCGCACGCGCGCGATGATCGCGGGCCGCCCCGCCCCGGTGGCCGCGCTGGGCCGCGTCGGGGACCATTTCGCCGACTTCCACGGCCAGCACGAGAGCCGCACCTTGCTGCAGGCCTCCTCCCAGCTCGAGCTGCTCGACCGCTTCGGCGGCCTCGACGCCGAGCGCGAGGCTCTGGCGGGGGCGTACGCCGCCTGGACCGCGCTCAAGGCCCGCCTCGAGGCGTCCTCCTTGTCCGAGGCGGAGCGCGAGCGCCGCGCCGACCTGCTGCGCTTTCAGCTCGAGGAGATCGACGAGGCCAATATCCGCAACGGCGAGGACGAGGAATTGGAGGAGCGGCTCCCGCGCCTGAAGAACGCCGAGCGCCTGCGCGGCCTCGCCGATGCCGCCTACGGCCTGCTGTACGCCGAGGAGAACGCCGCCGTCGCGCGCCTGCTGAAAGCGTCTCGCGCCGTTTCCGAGCTCGCCAAGCTCGACGCGGCCGCCGGCAGCCTCCACACCGAGCTCGAGAGCGCGCACGTCACCGCCGGCTCGGTCGCGCGCGAGCTCAGCGCCTACCGCGACTCGGTCTCGGCCGATCCCGCCGCCCTCGACGCTTTGCTCTCGCGCCAGGACGCCCTGGCGCGCCTGAAGCGCAAGCACGGCGTCACCTTGGCCGAGGTGCTCGCCGCGCGCGAGCGCCTGGCCGCGGAGCTCGACGGCCTGGAGAACGCCGACGCGCATCTCGAGAAGACGCGCAAGGAGCTCGCCAAGGCCGAGGGTGAGCTCATGCGCCTGTCCGACCAGGCTCATGATAAGCGCGTGAAGGCCGCCAAGAAGCTCGACGCGGCCGCGCTCAAGGAGCTCAAGGTCCTGGGCCTGCCGCACGCCCGCTTCTCCTGCGCCGTCGAGATGGAGGAGGGGAGCTGGGGCAAGACGGGGGCCGACGCGGTGGAATTCCTCCTTGCCCCAAACCCCGGCGAGCCGCCCCGCCCGGTGAAGAGCGCCGCCTCCGGCGGCGAGCTCTCCCGCGTCATGCTGGCTTTGAAGACCGTCTTCGCGAAGGCCGACCGGACGGCGCTGCTCGTCTTCGACGAGGTGGACGCCGGCATCGGCGGCGAGGTCGCGCACGCCGTGGGCGAGCGCCTGTCCGCGCTGGCGAAGGGCCGCCAGGTGCTGTGCATCACGCACCTTCCCCAGGTGGCCTGCTTCGCGCAGAACCACTTTCACGCCGCCAAGGACGTCGCCGCGGGCCGCACGCGCCTGCGCGTCGACCGTCTCGACGGGGCCGGCCGTCTCGAGGCGGTCGCGACGATGCTCGGCGGCAAGCCGACGGGCGCGTCCCGCAAGCACGCGCAGGAATTACTGGAGAGTTCAATCTCATGA